One Halobacterium zhouii genomic region harbors:
- a CDS encoding DUF7288 family protein, producing MRAQAHTLEGVAASLVVVLAVVFALQSTAVTPLTASTASQHIETQHERALNGLLETAREDGELTETLLYWNNSSATFQHADDEGYYVGDPPNTTFGNTLEEAFDDSAVAYNVNIYYVGPNGNRQTRRVVYHGAPSSDAVAATRVVTLFDDQTFTNQNGRTIAVENASYLEPQAPTVPGPVYSVVEVEVVVWRM from the coding sequence ATGCGCGCGCAAGCCCACACCCTCGAGGGAGTCGCCGCGTCGCTCGTCGTCGTGCTCGCCGTGGTGTTCGCGCTCCAGTCCACGGCGGTGACGCCGCTCACCGCAAGTACAGCGAGCCAGCACATCGAAACCCAGCACGAGCGCGCCCTCAACGGCCTGCTCGAGACTGCTCGCGAGGACGGCGAACTCACGGAGACGCTGCTGTACTGGAACAACTCCTCTGCGACCTTCCAGCACGCGGACGACGAGGGATACTATGTCGGCGACCCACCCAACACCACCTTCGGGAACACGCTCGAGGAGGCCTTCGACGACTCCGCGGTCGCGTACAACGTGAACATCTACTACGTCGGCCCGAACGGCAACCGCCAGACCCGCCGAGTGGTCTACCACGGCGCACCGAGTTCCGACGCCGTCGCCGCCACTCGCGTCGTCACGCTGTTCGACGACCAGACGTTCACGAACCAGAACGGCCGCACCATCGCGGTCGAGAACGCGTCGTACCTCGAACCCCAGGCGCCGACTGTTCCCGGGCCCGTGTACAGCGTCGTCGAGGTGGAGGTGGTCGTATGGCGGATGTGA
- a CDS encoding DUF7266 family protein, with protein sequence MADVIDRLTASAPSVPVPGAGDSRAVSTTVGYVLNLGVATILVTTLLLSAGTLVENQRQAAARTELSVVGERVASDLATADQLARASDGGTVRLVVRVPERVVGSTYEIRVNQTGDERVVLVASDPDVRVTVPFDSETTVPATIQPSGAFVIVYNDTKLVIEDA encoded by the coding sequence ATGGCGGATGTGATCGACCGGTTGACGGCGAGCGCCCCCAGCGTTCCCGTCCCCGGCGCGGGCGACAGTCGAGCCGTCTCCACGACGGTCGGCTACGTCCTGAACCTCGGCGTCGCTACCATCCTCGTGACGACGCTGCTGCTCTCCGCGGGCACGCTCGTCGAGAACCAGCGCCAGGCGGCCGCGCGGACCGAACTCAGCGTGGTCGGCGAGCGCGTCGCCTCGGACCTCGCCACCGCCGACCAGCTCGCGCGCGCCAGCGACGGCGGGACCGTCCGCCTCGTCGTTCGGGTTCCCGAGCGCGTCGTCGGGTCGACCTACGAGATACGGGTGAACCAGACCGGCGACGAGCGCGTGGTGCTCGTCGCGAGCGACCCCGACGTGCGGGTGACTGTTCCCTTCGACAGCGAGACGACGGTGCCCGCCACGATCCAGCCCAGTGGCGCCTTCGTCATCGTCTACAACGACACGAAACTGGTGATCGAGGATGCGTAG
- a CDS encoding DUF7289 family protein, which produces MRSTGDAPSARRVDAASGPRSADDASRLGRALSDVLGFVLIFGIVVSTVAVVYVGGFDALTEARDVQRFDNAERAFDVLDANVEDLALRGAPSRATEIRLADASIGFGPPVSFNVTTESGRWYQRSIRPIVYRTDDGSELVYANGALFRQYGDRAVMFDPPRIITGNRTLIPLVATDDASSGVSALDTRRLLVRTQVSGRNVARFENAKANLTITSPRASAWERYLEDDVGLTCTGPEDGVSGEVTCRLPPGDVYIQDVSVAVSFT; this is translated from the coding sequence ATGCGTAGCACGGGCGACGCCCCGAGCGCGCGTCGCGTGGACGCCGCCTCAGGACCGCGGAGCGCGGACGACGCCTCGCGGCTGGGGCGAGCGCTCAGCGACGTCCTCGGGTTCGTGCTCATCTTCGGCATCGTCGTGTCGACCGTCGCGGTCGTCTACGTCGGCGGGTTCGACGCGCTCACCGAAGCCCGGGACGTGCAGCGCTTCGACAACGCCGAGCGCGCATTCGACGTGCTCGACGCGAACGTCGAGGACCTCGCGCTGCGCGGCGCGCCGAGTCGCGCGACCGAGATCCGCCTCGCCGATGCCTCCATCGGGTTCGGGCCGCCGGTGTCGTTCAACGTCACCACCGAGTCCGGCAGGTGGTACCAGCGCTCGATACGACCGATTGTCTACCGCACCGACGACGGCAGCGAACTCGTCTACGCGAACGGCGCGCTGTTCCGGCAGTACGGCGACCGCGCGGTCATGTTCGACCCGCCGCGGATCATCACTGGCAATCGGACGCTGATTCCGCTCGTGGCGACCGACGACGCGAGCAGCGGGGTCAGCGCGCTCGACACCCGCCGCTTGCTCGTTCGAACGCAGGTAAGCGGTCGGAACGTCGCCCGGTTCGAGAACGCGAAAGCGAACCTCACCATCACGTCGCCGCGAGCGAGCGCGTGGGAGCGCTACCTCGAGGACGACGTCGGACTCACCTGTACTGGGCCGGAGGACGGAGTCAGCGGCGAAGTGACCTGCCGTCTGCCCCCGGGTGACGTCTACATCCAGGACGTGAGCGTGGCAGTCTCGTTCACGTAG
- a CDS encoding DUF7289 family protein, with protein sequence MARGQSEVLGMVLLLGMTVAGASVVVVTASSAMDGAQQTSAVQRAEHSMSLLDARGALVALGQTTGQTVSLANSGDGSYKVRPNSGRIVVSQQKNNNTTEYVNTTLGAVVYENGDTSVAYQGGGVWKSQGAGATMISPPEFNYRGATLTFPIIRIVGGRSSATGGATVHLSPDEVDESVFPTQNQSNPLQGGNVTVTVHSDYYLGWASFFEDRTTGNVTVYPEQSKVSLRLIARGTGGTFSLDNMPRQIRGLSDGDDDAVQSLEFTLESSKSSDFSDLDWALVAEEGPQRIEMHIGSGNPCKDNGKSPTVTVTYANGDTTHRWENTSAFKKSNSAFTYECPGDNDKDPVLHFNFAGDTNLTYMGESDSSPLSNRSTGYITNHYLTKMGPNVELFVETKGSQESHGNSGSVALEQSTGSVEYSASSANVVTYLHITKNTVNATVT encoded by the coding sequence ATGGCGCGCGGACAATCGGAAGTGCTGGGGATGGTGCTGTTACTCGGCATGACAGTCGCGGGGGCCAGCGTCGTCGTCGTCACCGCGAGCTCCGCGATGGACGGCGCCCAGCAGACTTCCGCAGTGCAGCGCGCCGAACACTCGATGAGTCTCCTCGACGCTCGGGGCGCGCTCGTCGCACTCGGCCAGACCACCGGCCAGACCGTCTCGCTCGCGAACTCGGGGGACGGCAGCTACAAGGTCCGTCCGAACAGCGGACGCATCGTGGTTTCACAGCAGAAGAACAACAACACGACCGAGTACGTGAACACGACGCTGGGGGCCGTGGTGTACGAGAACGGCGACACGAGCGTCGCGTACCAGGGCGGCGGCGTCTGGAAGTCACAGGGAGCGGGCGCGACGATGATCTCCCCGCCGGAGTTCAACTACCGCGGCGCGACGCTGACGTTCCCGATAATCCGCATCGTGGGCGGTCGGTCCTCGGCGACCGGCGGCGCGACGGTGCACCTCTCCCCGGACGAGGTCGACGAGTCCGTGTTCCCGACGCAGAACCAGTCGAACCCCCTCCAGGGCGGGAACGTCACCGTGACGGTGCACAGCGACTACTACCTCGGATGGGCGTCGTTCTTCGAGGATCGCACCACGGGGAACGTGACCGTCTACCCCGAGCAGTCGAAGGTCAGCCTTCGGCTCATCGCCCGCGGAACGGGCGGCACGTTCAGTCTCGACAACATGCCACGGCAGATCCGCGGACTCTCTGACGGGGACGACGACGCGGTCCAGTCCCTGGAGTTCACGCTCGAATCGAGCAAGAGTTCCGACTTCAGCGACCTCGACTGGGCACTCGTCGCCGAGGAGGGGCCACAGCGAATCGAGATGCACATCGGCAGCGGCAATCCGTGCAAAGATAACGGAAAGTCCCCCACAGTAACAGTCACCTACGCGAACGGCGACACCACTCACCGGTGGGAGAATACGTCGGCGTTCAAAAAGTCCAACTCGGCGTTCACCTACGAGTGCCCTGGGGACAACGATAAGGACCCGGTCCTACACTTCAACTTCGCCGGCGATACGAACCTCACGTACATGGGCGAAAGCGATAGTTCTCCGCTCTCGAACCGGTCTACGGGGTACATCACGAACCACTACCTCACGAAGATGGGGCCGAACGTGGAACTCTTCGTGGAGACGAAGGGCAGTCAGGAATCGCACGGGAACTCCGGCAGCGTCGCCCTCGAACAGTCGACCGGGTCGGTCGAATACTCGGCGTCGAGCGCGAACGTCGTCACCTATCTCCACATCACGAAGAACACGGTGAACGCGACGGTTACGTGA
- a CDS encoding Sec-independent protein translocase subunit TatA/TatB, translating into MFTITPLFGALPGGMEWAVILLIAVLLFGANKIPKLARSTGQAMGEFQRGREEIEDELQDMRGEETESTETDTASTTSEAETSSESTSDSKSTN; encoded by the coding sequence ATGTTCACCATAACCCCACTGTTCGGCGCGCTCCCCGGCGGCATGGAGTGGGCAGTCATCCTGCTCATCGCCGTGTTGCTGTTCGGCGCGAACAAGATCCCGAAGCTCGCCCGATCCACCGGTCAGGCGATGGGTGAGTTCCAGCGCGGCCGTGAGGAGATCGAGGACGAACTTCAGGACATGCGCGGCGAGGAGACGGAGTCCACCGAAACGGACACTGCCTCGACCACCTCCGAGGCCGAAACCTCGAGCGAGTCCACGTCCGACTCCAAGTCGACCAACTAA
- a CDS encoding DUF1405 domain-containing protein codes for MRTLIPESVATPYLEEDASRALLILANCVVVLVGIDFYLPQLLEHRNVFLWPVIFDSPLAAAWVTFSLLTLSGAGSIAAYRNSRVHVLLNTIAFVSVLKYGVWTLFTLNYFFTAYYPDPVSYFGSLFVHAVMALEAFLLPYYAKTTMWALGVALVWLLVGDVVDYGFGLYPHLRVEQLGVLPGVTAFLSFASVATAWYCLDTE; via the coding sequence ATGCGGACACTCATTCCGGAGTCGGTAGCGACTCCTTACCTCGAGGAGGACGCGTCGCGGGCGCTGCTCATCCTCGCGAACTGCGTCGTCGTGCTCGTCGGCATCGACTTCTACCTCCCGCAACTCCTCGAACACCGGAACGTGTTCCTCTGGCCGGTCATCTTCGATAGCCCGCTGGCGGCTGCGTGGGTGACGTTCAGCCTGCTCACGCTATCCGGCGCGGGGAGCATCGCCGCCTACCGGAACTCCCGGGTGCACGTCCTCCTGAACACCATCGCGTTCGTCAGCGTGCTCAAGTACGGCGTCTGGACGCTGTTCACGCTCAACTACTTCTTCACCGCGTACTACCCGGACCCCGTGTCGTACTTCGGGAGTCTGTTCGTCCACGCCGTCATGGCCCTGGAGGCGTTCCTCCTGCCGTACTACGCGAAAACCACCATGTGGGCGCTCGGCGTCGCGCTCGTCTGGCTCCTCGTCGGGGACGTCGTCGATTACGGGTTCGGGCTGTACCCCCATCTTCGCGTGGAGCAACTCGGCGTCCTTCCAGGGGTCACGGCGTTCTTATCGTTTGCGTCGGTCGCCACCGCGTGGTACTGCCTCGACACCGAGTGA
- a CDS encoding HD domain-containing protein, whose protein sequence is MSEAEASSSSYEYDPDADHAFPDHRLNAVLEYIENDPEITTYLEAQNVNPVARKGYNDHGTKHIEIVRNRALRLYELLKRGDVEFNGAGDQGLDEADESVIIALAATIHDIGHVVHRDDHAYYSIPLAADLLDRLLPEFYDDVGTRVRVKGEVLHAILCHHTEEDPLTTEAGVIRIADGLDMERGRSRLPYERGGRGINTISSQAIESVSLHEGDGTPVLVEIKMHNAAGVYQVDELLKDKLHRSGLEDDVRIVALNTSGDDSQLVERIEL, encoded by the coding sequence ATGAGTGAAGCTGAAGCGTCGAGCAGTAGTTACGAGTACGACCCGGACGCCGACCACGCGTTCCCAGACCACCGCCTGAACGCCGTACTTGAGTACATCGAGAACGACCCCGAGATTACGACCTACCTCGAAGCCCAGAACGTCAACCCCGTCGCGCGAAAGGGGTACAACGACCACGGCACGAAGCACATCGAGATCGTTCGGAACCGCGCGCTCCGCCTCTACGAACTCCTCAAACGAGGCGACGTCGAATTCAACGGTGCGGGCGACCAGGGCCTCGACGAAGCCGACGAATCCGTCATCATTGCCCTCGCCGCCACCATCCACGACATCGGGCACGTCGTCCATCGCGACGACCACGCCTACTACTCCATCCCGCTCGCCGCCGACCTCCTCGACCGACTCCTCCCCGAGTTCTACGACGACGTCGGCACTCGCGTGCGCGTCAAGGGCGAAGTCCTCCACGCCATCCTCTGTCACCACACCGAGGAAGACCCCCTCACCACGGAAGCCGGCGTCATCCGCATCGCGGACGGCCTCGACATGGAACGCGGACGCTCACGGCTCCCGTACGAGCGCGGCGGCCGCGGCATCAACACCATCTCCAGTCAGGCAATTGAATCCGTCTCCCTCCACGAGGGAGACGGCACTCCTGTGCTCGTCGAAATCAAGATGCACAACGCCGCAGGCGTCTACCAGGTCGACGAACTCCTCAAGGACAAACTTCACCGCTCCGGCCTCGAGGACGACGTCCGCATCGTCGCGCTCAACACCAGCGGCGACGACAGCCAACTCGTCGAACGCATCGAGCTCTAA
- a CDS encoding aminopeptidase yields the protein MDERVRRHAEVLVDKCAEVEQGDMVEVSASPVAEELVEAIYERLGEIGARPSLSWQSSRASRAYARAMDEDDYSLLEHRLAAVESTDAYIGIRGSRNIAEMNDVPPENTTAARNANEELQQAFDDLNWVGTQYPAAGNAQKAGMSIEAYEDFVYQAVDRDWDEQREFQAQMVEILDDASEVRIVSGDETDLKMSVDGMIAENDADDANMPGGEAFTAPVPDSVEGTVLFDQPRMWRGEEILDARLEFENGEVVEYTANQNEDALDEILETDDGAKRIGELGIGMNRGIDRFTYNMLFDEKMGDTVHLALGRAYEESVGSDCERNVSSIHVDMITDMSEDSFIEVDGEVVQRNGMFVFEDGFEE from the coding sequence ATGGACGAACGAGTTCGACGGCACGCCGAGGTGCTCGTCGACAAGTGCGCGGAGGTCGAGCAGGGAGATATGGTGGAGGTATCGGCGTCGCCCGTCGCCGAGGAGTTGGTCGAGGCAATCTACGAGCGACTCGGCGAGATCGGCGCGCGACCCTCCCTCTCGTGGCAGAGTTCTCGAGCGAGTCGAGCGTACGCACGAGCTATGGACGAGGACGACTACTCGCTCCTCGAGCATCGACTCGCGGCGGTCGAGTCGACGGACGCGTACATCGGCATCCGTGGGTCGCGCAACATCGCAGAGATGAACGACGTTCCGCCGGAGAACACGACCGCTGCTCGCAACGCCAACGAGGAACTGCAGCAGGCGTTCGACGACCTGAACTGGGTCGGCACGCAGTACCCGGCTGCCGGCAACGCACAGAAGGCAGGGATGAGCATCGAGGCGTACGAGGACTTCGTCTATCAGGCGGTAGACCGCGACTGGGACGAACAACGCGAGTTCCAGGCCCAGATGGTAGAGATTCTCGACGACGCGAGCGAGGTCCGAATCGTCTCTGGCGACGAGACGGATCTCAAGATGTCGGTGGATGGGATGATCGCGGAGAACGACGCCGACGACGCGAACATGCCGGGCGGCGAAGCGTTCACCGCGCCCGTGCCGGACAGCGTCGAGGGGACCGTCCTGTTCGACCAGCCGCGGATGTGGCGCGGCGAGGAGATTCTGGACGCTCGCCTGGAGTTCGAAAACGGCGAGGTCGTGGAGTACACCGCCAACCAGAACGAGGACGCACTCGACGAGATTCTGGAGACAGACGACGGTGCAAAGCGCATCGGCGAACTCGGCATCGGGATGAATCGGGGAATCGACCGATTCACGTACAACATGCTGTTCGACGAGAAGATGGGCGACACCGTCCACCTCGCACTCGGCCGCGCCTACGAGGAGAGCGTCGGCTCTGACTGCGAGCGAAACGTTTCGAGCATCCACGTCGACATGATCACGGACATGAGCGAGGACTCGTTCATCGAGGTCGACGGCGAGGTCGTGCAGCGGAACGGGATGTTCGTATTCGAAGACGGGTTCGAGGAATAG
- a CDS encoding MFS transporter produces MSSESSSPVSLFRNVEFLALSGTAFARAQAYSTVIIALSLYAKAFDTTGVVEGLWVTGFAVVQALIVLPLGRAIDTGNAKRWLLAGLLVNVVVFAGFIFVSNPVHVVLVRIVQGVSASILWITGSTVVGEIAETGARGRWLGVYNQVAAFSSFLGDLVGGYLLFTRGFTFTYVFLAGITIAATVLLFVALRDNPGGSADAEKRTGAETLRRLLERPMVRSLVVFRVAFSVGKMSIIIFLPIYASTRFGVNAFAIGIILAGGKLAKTILQGYMGDLTDRLGGEHRFVLAGAVLYAFGVAFVPFAAVAEDAIAPFTVAGFGRAYTVTGPAVTLFVAYLILGVADSVRLPASMSLFVKEGERFDSVASSMSLRSISWKAGQIAGPLSVGAIKDFTTPEIAFFTAAAFIVVATGVFVVVRSRALAVEPQSTPSN; encoded by the coding sequence GTGTCGTCCGAATCCAGTAGTCCCGTCTCTCTGTTCCGGAACGTCGAGTTCCTCGCGCTCTCGGGCACCGCGTTCGCCCGAGCGCAGGCGTACTCGACGGTCATCATCGCCCTCTCCCTCTACGCGAAGGCGTTCGACACCACCGGCGTCGTCGAAGGACTGTGGGTGACGGGCTTTGCGGTCGTGCAGGCGCTCATCGTGTTGCCGCTCGGGCGGGCCATCGACACCGGGAACGCGAAACGCTGGCTGCTCGCCGGGCTGCTCGTCAACGTGGTCGTGTTCGCCGGATTCATCTTCGTCTCGAACCCCGTCCACGTCGTGCTCGTGCGGATCGTGCAGGGCGTGAGCGCGAGCATCCTCTGGATAACCGGGTCGACGGTCGTCGGCGAAATCGCGGAGACCGGCGCTCGCGGCCGATGGCTCGGCGTCTACAACCAGGTCGCCGCGTTCTCCTCGTTCCTCGGCGACCTCGTCGGTGGGTATCTGTTGTTCACTCGTGGTTTCACGTTCACGTACGTCTTCCTCGCGGGCATCACCATCGCCGCGACGGTACTCCTGTTCGTCGCGCTCCGGGACAACCCCGGCGGCAGCGCCGACGCCGAAAAGCGCACCGGCGCCGAGACGCTTCGTCGCCTCCTCGAGCGGCCGATGGTCCGCTCGCTCGTCGTGTTCCGCGTCGCGTTCAGCGTCGGGAAGATGTCTATCATCATCTTCCTCCCCATCTACGCGAGCACCCGATTCGGCGTGAACGCGTTCGCCATCGGAATCATCCTCGCCGGCGGCAAACTCGCGAAGACCATCCTCCAGGGGTACATGGGCGACCTCACCGACCGACTCGGCGGCGAACACCGGTTCGTGCTCGCCGGCGCGGTCCTGTACGCGTTCGGCGTCGCGTTCGTTCCGTTCGCCGCCGTCGCCGAGGACGCCATCGCTCCATTCACCGTCGCCGGCTTCGGTCGCGCGTACACCGTCACGGGTCCGGCCGTCACGCTGTTCGTGGCGTACCTGATTCTGGGTGTGGCAGACTCCGTCCGCCTCCCCGCGAGCATGTCGCTGTTCGTCAAGGAGGGCGAACGATTCGACTCCGTCGCCTCCAGTATGAGTCTGCGCTCGATCTCCTGGAAGGCCGGCCAGATAGCGGGCCCGCTGTCGGTCGGCGCCATCAAGGACTTCACCACCCCCGAGATAGCGTTCTTCACGGCCGCCGCGTTCATCGTCGTGGCAACGGGCGTGTTCGTGGTCGTCCGTTCGCGCGCGCTCGCCGTCGAACCACAGTCCACACCGAGTAACTGA
- a CDS encoding methyl-accepting chemotaxis protein, translated as MSIRSLFARVGRRLTPGPVRRSYLAKFGGALLVVMLCIGAVGAYTYVETSDQLESQARAEYTTAAELSASAISEWRVERTNNARMLAQYDVLVGGNYTRIQSFLETELARMPGDLQDLHYVNLLDRSVAASTNSNMQSQQLSAENAPWSTQDITYGDDGVFVSEPYVKDGSTRLAYVARIPSEYGSRKVVVMTTNLGAVTSSFRRPTADSFTQVVSASGNVVADDHAVARLDAYAPNATDTSVVAAASGGSAGFRSETAVEQSLETDHVVAYAPVSGTDWAVALHVPTNEAYALRSTVTTQLLVMLAVAFAGLGFIALTLGRGTVVSLNVLSRKAEALERGEYDTDLSVSRKDEIGGLFASFASLRDTVQSRIREAEQERQSAEAAKAEAETAQAEAEQAQERAEEARRESEEQARRLERTAADYSAAMEAYADGDLTVRLDEDAADDAMTDVAAAFNDMASDMEETVAGVASFADEVADASDEVTARAEAVEQAGREVSTSVDRISEGTAEQRDRLESVAVETDDMSATIEEVAASADQVADTSRSAASLGDDGRDAAADAVDELREIETETERTATAVEELESQMAEIDDIVDVISGIAEQTHILALNASIEAARAGEAGDGFEVVAEEVKGLAAETKESAGDIEALIEDVRAQTDESVDAMDDIQERVTDGVETVEETHDALESIVQRVEEADSGVQEISRAMDEQAGSVAEVAGAVDDVVQNGEETASEAETVASAAEEQASTLSDVTEQARSLSERATALSERVDAFEVDADGETFEAAVEDDASERRARTDGFEWPNAE; from the coding sequence ATGTCGATTCGTTCTCTCTTTGCTCGCGTCGGCCGGCGCCTGACGCCAGGGCCGGTCCGGCGGAGCTACCTCGCGAAGTTCGGGGGTGCGTTGCTCGTGGTGATGCTCTGCATCGGTGCCGTTGGCGCGTACACGTACGTCGAGACGTCCGACCAGCTCGAATCCCAGGCCCGGGCCGAGTACACCACGGCCGCGGAGTTGAGCGCGTCGGCCATCTCGGAGTGGCGCGTCGAGCGGACGAACAACGCCCGGATGCTCGCCCAGTACGACGTGCTCGTCGGGGGGAACTACACCCGCATCCAGTCGTTCCTCGAGACAGAACTCGCGCGGATGCCCGGCGACCTCCAGGACCTCCACTACGTGAATCTGCTCGACCGGTCCGTCGCCGCGAGCACGAACAGCAACATGCAGAGCCAGCAGCTCTCCGCAGAGAACGCGCCGTGGTCCACGCAGGACATCACGTACGGCGACGACGGCGTGTTCGTCTCGGAGCCCTACGTGAAAGACGGCTCGACGCGACTCGCGTACGTGGCCCGGATCCCCTCCGAGTACGGGTCGCGGAAGGTAGTCGTGATGACGACGAATCTCGGCGCGGTGACGTCGAGTTTCCGGCGCCCGACGGCCGACAGTTTCACGCAGGTCGTGAGCGCGTCCGGGAACGTCGTGGCGGACGACCACGCCGTCGCGCGATTGGACGCGTACGCACCGAACGCGACCGACACCTCAGTCGTCGCCGCGGCGAGCGGCGGGTCGGCTGGCTTCCGGAGCGAGACCGCGGTCGAGCAGTCCCTCGAGACCGACCACGTGGTGGCGTACGCGCCAGTTTCGGGGACCGACTGGGCGGTCGCACTACACGTCCCGACGAACGAGGCGTACGCGTTGCGCTCTACGGTGACGACCCAACTGCTCGTGATGCTCGCAGTGGCGTTCGCGGGCCTCGGATTCATCGCGCTGACGCTCGGCCGAGGGACCGTGGTGTCGCTGAACGTGCTGAGTCGGAAGGCGGAAGCGCTCGAACGCGGCGAGTACGACACCGACCTGTCGGTGTCACGCAAAGACGAGATCGGGGGGTTGTTCGCGTCGTTCGCGAGTCTCCGTGACACCGTCCAGAGCCGGATTCGAGAGGCAGAGCAGGAGCGCCAGTCTGCCGAGGCGGCGAAGGCGGAGGCCGAAACCGCGCAGGCCGAGGCGGAGCAGGCCCAGGAGCGCGCGGAGGAGGCCAGACGCGAGTCCGAGGAGCAGGCGCGCCGCTTAGAGCGGACGGCAGCGGACTACTCGGCGGCGATGGAGGCGTACGCGGACGGCGACCTGACGGTCCGCCTCGACGAGGACGCCGCGGACGACGCGATGACGGACGTCGCGGCGGCGTTCAACGACATGGCGAGCGACATGGAGGAAACGGTCGCCGGCGTCGCGTCGTTCGCCGACGAGGTGGCGGACGCGAGCGACGAGGTGACCGCGCGCGCCGAGGCCGTCGAGCAGGCGGGCCGCGAGGTGTCCACGTCGGTCGACCGCATCAGCGAGGGGACCGCAGAGCAGCGCGACCGCCTGGAGTCCGTGGCGGTGGAGACCGACGACATGTCCGCGACCATCGAGGAGGTCGCGGCGTCCGCCGACCAGGTGGCGGACACGTCCCGCTCGGCGGCGTCGCTCGGCGACGATGGCCGGGACGCGGCAGCGGACGCGGTCGATGAACTGCGGGAGATCGAGACGGAGACCGAACGCACCGCGACCGCGGTCGAGGAACTCGAGTCCCAGATGGCGGAGATAGACGACATCGTGGACGTCATCTCGGGCATCGCCGAGCAAACTCACATCCTGGCGTTGAACGCGAGCATCGAGGCGGCGCGCGCCGGCGAGGCGGGCGACGGCTTCGAAGTCGTCGCCGAGGAAGTGAAGGGGCTCGCGGCGGAGACAAAGGAGTCCGCGGGCGACATCGAGGCGCTCATCGAGGACGTGCGCGCGCAGACCGACGAGAGCGTCGACGCGATGGACGACATCCAGGAGCGCGTGACCGACGGCGTGGAGACCGTCGAGGAGACCCACGACGCGCTCGAATCCATCGTGCAGCGCGTCGAGGAGGCGGACAGCGGCGTTCAGGAGATCAGTCGCGCGATGGACGAGCAGGCGGGTTCGGTCGCGGAGGTTGCTGGCGCCGTCGACGACGTGGTGCAGAACGGCGAGGAGACCGCCAGCGAGGCGGAGACGGTGGCGTCGGCGGCCGAGGAGCAGGCGTCGACGCTGTCGGACGTCACCGAGCAGGCGCGGTCGCTGTCCGAGCGCGCGACCGCGCTCAGCGAGCGCGTGGACGCCTTCGAGGTGGACGCTGACGGCGAGACGTTCGAGGCGGCGGTCGAGGACGACGCGAGCGAGCGGCGCGCTCGAACGGACGGCTTCGAGTGGCCGAACGCGGAGTAG